A single Neosynechococcus sphagnicola sy1 DNA region contains:
- the fmt gene encoding methionyl-tRNA formyltransferase yields MNLIFFGTPAYALSSLEMCLKHPDFQVLAVVTQPDKRRGRGTELIPSPVKALAVTYNLPVLQPQRLKQDRETLTYLRQTAVDAFVVVAYGQILSQEILDLPRLGCINAHGSLLPQYRGAAPIQWCLYDGLTTTGVTTMQMDAGMDTGPMLLKGYTTIGLLDNAQDLAAKLATLSASLLETTLLQLKAQVLNPIPQDNSQATYAPLLQKQHYLLDWSRTALDLHNQIRGFYPHCVAEFRGQAVKVLATLPWHPDLPIDLASQLPEAFLEFSPELVAMGGKAPLGSIINIVKGLGPVLQAGGGYLLLQTLQLAGKRPQTGWDFANGLRLSIGEAFGNGQQVT; encoded by the coding sequence ATGAACCTGATCTTTTTTGGGACACCTGCCTATGCACTATCAAGTCTGGAAATGTGTTTAAAGCATCCAGATTTTCAGGTTTTGGCGGTGGTAACGCAGCCAGATAAACGCCGGGGTCGAGGAACTGAACTCATCCCCTCCCCAGTAAAAGCCTTAGCCGTGACCTATAACTTACCAGTTCTGCAACCCCAACGCCTGAAGCAAGATCGGGAAACCCTCACCTATCTCCGCCAAACCGCTGTCGATGCCTTTGTAGTGGTCGCCTATGGTCAAATTCTTTCCCAGGAAATTTTGGATCTACCCCGCCTCGGCTGTATCAACGCCCATGGTTCGCTTCTACCCCAGTATCGCGGGGCTGCTCCGATCCAATGGTGCCTTTATGATGGCCTCACCACCACTGGGGTGACTACGATGCAGATGGATGCTGGGATGGATACTGGGCCAATGCTCTTGAAAGGTTATACGACCATCGGGCTTCTGGACAATGCTCAGGATCTGGCAGCGAAGCTCGCCACCCTCAGTGCTAGCCTCCTAGAAACGACTCTGTTGCAGCTCAAGGCGCAAGTCTTAAACCCAATCCCCCAGGATAACTCCCAGGCGACCTATGCGCCGTTGCTTCAAAAGCAACACTATTTACTCGATTGGTCTCGGACAGCACTGGATCTCCATAACCAGATCCGAGGGTTTTATCCCCATTGTGTGGCAGAATTTCGCGGTCAGGCAGTCAAGGTTTTGGCAACCCTACCATGGCACCCCGATCTGCCAATTGACCTTGCATCCCAACTCCCAGAGGCGTTCCTGGAATTCTCACCAGAGCTAGTAGCGATGGGTGGGAAGGCACCCCTGGGCAGCATTATTAACATCGTGAAGGGGCTCGGGCCAGTGCTACAAGCCGGAGGGGGATACTTGTTACTCCAAACCCTCCAACTCGCAGGCAAACGTCCTCAGACTGGCTGGGATTTCGCCAATGGGCTACGCCTCTCCATCGGCGAAGCTTTTGGGAATGGTCAGCAGGTGACTTGA
- the petH gene encoding ferredoxin--NADP reductase, translated as MYNPSAANGAANTVSGSRVFLYEVVGLRQNMESDRLSYPIRRSGSVFFTVPYNRMGEMVQRITRLGGKIIGIRPLTMEGTGNATPAASSPASEGAPKSQPQPAAKAELEIPVNIYRPNKPYVGKCLSNQEMVREGGEGTVRHLTFDLSGGDLRYLEGQSIGIIPPGTDSKGKPQKLRLYSIASTRHGDHLDDKTVSLCVRRLEYKHPETGEQVFGVCSSFLCGLQPGDDVKITGPVGKEMLLPNDPEATIIMMATGTGIAPFRAFLWRMFKENNPDYQFKGLAWLFFGVAYTPNVLYKDELEELQRQFPDNLRLTYAISREQKNASGGKMYIQDRIAENADELWQLVQKPNTHTYICGLKGMEGGIDAGMSAAASQSGANWSEYQKILKKQERWHVETY; from the coding sequence ATGTACAATCCAAGCGCAGCTAACGGCGCTGCCAACACTGTATCTGGAAGCCGTGTCTTCCTTTACGAAGTGGTGGGTTTGCGTCAAAACATGGAATCTGACAGATTAAGCTACCCCATTCGTCGCAGTGGCAGTGTATTTTTCACCGTGCCTTACAACCGCATGGGTGAGATGGTGCAGCGGATTACCCGGTTGGGGGGCAAAATTATCGGTATCCGACCGTTGACAATGGAAGGAACTGGCAACGCCACCCCGGCAGCTAGTTCTCCAGCCAGCGAAGGGGCTCCCAAGAGCCAACCGCAACCTGCTGCCAAGGCGGAGCTAGAAATTCCGGTGAATATCTATCGCCCTAATAAACCCTATGTGGGTAAGTGCCTTTCAAACCAAGAAATGGTGCGGGAAGGAGGGGAAGGTACAGTGCGGCACTTGACGTTTGATCTTTCCGGTGGAGACTTGCGGTACCTCGAAGGCCAGAGCATTGGCATTATTCCCCCCGGAACCGATAGCAAGGGCAAACCCCAAAAACTGCGGCTTTATTCCATTGCCTCGACCCGCCATGGTGATCACCTTGACGACAAAACCGTCTCTCTGTGCGTCCGACGGTTGGAATATAAGCATCCTGAGACAGGTGAGCAGGTCTTTGGAGTGTGCTCAAGCTTTCTCTGCGGCCTGCAACCTGGGGATGATGTGAAGATCACAGGGCCAGTGGGTAAAGAGATGTTGCTCCCCAATGATCCAGAAGCCACCATTATCATGATGGCAACGGGAACTGGAATTGCCCCCTTCCGTGCTTTCCTATGGCGCATGTTTAAGGAAAACAATCCAGACTATCAGTTTAAGGGTCTTGCTTGGTTGTTCTTTGGGGTTGCCTATACTCCCAATGTTCTTTACAAGGATGAACTGGAGGAATTACAACGCCAGTTCCCGGATAACCTCCGTCTCACCTATGCCATCAGTCGTGAGCAGAAAAATGCTTCTGGTGGCAAGATGTACATCCAAGACCGGATTGCCGAAAATGCCGACGAACTATGGCAGTTGGTGCAGAAACCAAATACCCATACCTATATCTGCGGCTTGAAGGGCATGGAAGGAGGGATTGATGCTGGAATGTCTGCTGCTGCCTCTCAGTCTGGAGCCAACTGGTCAGAGTACCAGAAGATTCTGAAGAAGCAAGAACGCTGGCACGTTGAGACCTACTAA
- a CDS encoding adenine phosphoribosyltransferase: protein MDLKSFIRDIPDFPKPGILFRDVTTLLRHPQALRYTLDTLAEKVSELSIDYVVGIESRGFIFGTPLADKLTAGFVPVRKPGKLPAAIYAAEYALEYGTDRLEIHQDAFEPGARVLIVDDLIATGGTAKATAQLVQQAGGELVGFGFIVELAGLGGRQQLPSVPITTLVTY, encoded by the coding sequence ATGGATCTTAAGTCTTTCATTCGCGACATTCCAGACTTTCCCAAACCAGGGATTCTCTTTCGGGATGTCACCACGCTGTTGCGCCATCCCCAAGCTCTGCGTTACACCCTGGATACCCTGGCTGAAAAGGTTTCTGAACTCTCGATCGATTATGTTGTGGGCATTGAGTCGCGGGGATTTATCTTTGGTACCCCCCTGGCAGACAAACTCACAGCAGGCTTTGTGCCGGTGCGCAAACCAGGCAAACTCCCAGCCGCGATCTATGCGGCTGAGTATGCCCTGGAATATGGAACCGACCGATTAGAAATTCACCAGGATGCTTTTGAACCCGGTGCCCGGGTGCTGATTGTCGATGACCTGATTGCAACGGGGGGAACTGCCAAGGCAACGGCTCAACTGGTGCAACAGGCAGGAGGAGAACTGGTGGGTTTTGGCTTCATTGTAGAACTGGCAGGATTGGGAGGCCGCCAGCAGCTCCCATCCGTGCCCATTACGACTTTAGTCACCTATTGA
- a CDS encoding DUF3038 domain-containing protein codes for MYDYLERFRVHFNQRMNPRRSEIIALNSEDNLNQLALRLLGQLLFCTGTAGTQRFWVSLFDGEVL; via the coding sequence TTGTATGACTACCTAGAGCGCTTCCGGGTACACTTCAATCAACGAATGAATCCCCGGCGTTCCGAGATTATTGCCCTGAATTCTGAGGACAACTTAAACCAGCTGGCTCTGCGGCTCTTGGGGCAGTTGCTGTTCTGTACGGGAACCGCTGGCACCCAACGGTTCTGGGTGAGCTTATTCGATGGAGAGGTACTATGA
- a CDS encoding GAF domain-containing protein, with translation MHQNPDQLSDSSAALSQPLLRSTVEPASDHQTLHTHARSLQALHQILEVSLGSSSLTVALQEIVEIISHTTGFPVVAIERYDEDHQLMICEGMIGIPAVLGCLAVPVMDSWSGTVARTGQAIVRVFDPDDTQPWDRHERLQSLAIQSFVCLPIAAQQQVMGVLSLAHPHGVSIDADLLQWATSLANHIALLLQRQQVETALRQQAEREHLVGMIAQHIRQSLNLDQILNTTVTEVRTLLQADRVLIYQFQPDWSGTITVESVSNDWISVLGATLRDACFTDKYVESYAKGRIQVIEDIYTANLQSCYAEFLACFQVRANLVVPILREQQLWGLLLVHHCRDARRWQLVEVNLVQHLATQVGIAIQQSQFYEQTLRQAQRESLLNEIVEAIRNSLDRDEILYQTVQRVLTAFGGSRSIVGLCSETDTWFDHTMTAVVPGVQDTHGQPIPIVGNPHAQAVLAQEDPIAIDDVYTSPIMAPILSLAQSLKIHAILAVSIRFEGKVCGILCIQQCDRPRTWSGDEQLLLKQVADQLAVAIQQAELYQQVQQLNVTLEQQVLERTRQLQQALDFEAFLKTITDKVRDSLDERQILQTAVQELALVLGLERCEAALYNDDHTLAQIHYEYKAWWLPSLLDTLVPLDTFPEIYQPLLKGESLQFCELATTETTWSGKHYTVLCCPIFVDRRQGLDRTVQGDLWLYRVQNQAFGELEVRLVKQVANQCAIAMRQARLYQSAQAQVQELEKLHQLKDDFLSTVSHELRTPMSNIKLAADMVEMSLKKTDIAAAVANKIWRYFEILHEECQREIGLINDLLDLSRLEAGVEPLILKTIQPHAWIAHIVESFRERAASQQQQLIIRLPASLPNITTDLSLLERVVVELMNNACKYTPAGGQIVVSGQLETHDLQLQICNSGVEIAPQELPKIFDKFYRIPNNDPWKHGGTGLGLALVKQLVNHIGATIQAQSSGGQTSFLIRIPRFPAVSGDPTDTALTP, from the coding sequence ATGCACCAAAACCCTGATCAGTTGAGTGATAGCTCAGCAGCCCTATCACAACCGCTGCTGCGATCTACGGTTGAGCCTGCATCTGATCACCAGACCTTACACACCCATGCTCGATCGCTACAGGCACTGCACCAAATTTTGGAAGTCAGCCTGGGATCAAGCTCCTTAACCGTTGCATTGCAAGAAATTGTTGAAATTATTAGTCATACCACGGGCTTTCCAGTAGTTGCCATCGAACGCTATGACGAAGATCACCAGTTAATGATCTGTGAAGGCATGATTGGGATTCCCGCAGTGCTGGGGTGTCTAGCCGTTCCAGTTATGGATAGCTGGTCAGGAACCGTTGCCCGCACGGGTCAAGCAATCGTCCGAGTCTTTGACCCCGATGATACCCAGCCCTGGGATCGCCATGAACGCTTGCAGTCCCTGGCAATTCAAAGCTTTGTCTGTCTTCCCATTGCCGCCCAACAGCAGGTAATGGGGGTTTTAAGTCTGGCCCATCCCCATGGGGTGAGCATTGATGCCGATCTACTCCAGTGGGCGACCAGTTTAGCCAATCATATTGCCCTGCTGTTGCAGCGCCAGCAAGTGGAAACAGCCCTCCGCCAGCAGGCGGAGCGAGAGCATCTCGTGGGGATGATTGCCCAGCATATTCGTCAGTCCTTAAACCTCGACCAGATTCTCAACACCACGGTCACGGAGGTGAGAACCCTCCTGCAAGCCGATCGGGTTTTAATTTATCAGTTTCAGCCGGATTGGAGTGGCACCATCACCGTGGAATCCGTCAGCAATGATTGGATCTCAGTGCTGGGAGCGACCCTGCGCGATGCCTGTTTTACCGATAAATATGTGGAATCCTACGCCAAGGGACGGATTCAGGTCATTGAAGATATCTACACCGCTAATCTCCAATCCTGTTATGCGGAATTCTTGGCGTGTTTTCAGGTGCGGGCGAATTTGGTGGTGCCCATTCTTCGTGAGCAGCAGCTCTGGGGACTTTTACTGGTGCATCACTGTCGGGATGCGCGACGGTGGCAATTGGTGGAAGTCAACCTGGTACAACACTTGGCGACCCAGGTGGGTATTGCCATTCAACAGAGTCAGTTCTATGAACAAACCCTCCGGCAGGCTCAGCGAGAAAGTCTCCTGAATGAGATTGTGGAGGCGATTCGCAACAGCCTCGATCGCGACGAAATTTTGTACCAGACAGTGCAACGGGTGCTCACTGCCTTTGGGGGGAGTCGGAGTATAGTCGGGCTATGTTCCGAAACCGACACCTGGTTCGATCACACGATGACAGCGGTTGTCCCTGGGGTGCAAGATACCCACGGACAGCCAATCCCGATTGTGGGGAATCCCCATGCCCAGGCCGTCTTAGCCCAGGAAGACCCGATTGCAATTGACGATGTCTATACGTCACCAATCATGGCTCCGATCCTATCCCTGGCGCAGTCGCTAAAGATTCACGCCATTTTGGCGGTCTCGATCCGGTTTGAAGGCAAGGTCTGCGGCATTCTTTGCATTCAACAGTGCGATCGCCCCCGGACTTGGAGTGGCGACGAACAACTGCTCCTGAAGCAGGTGGCGGATCAATTGGCCGTTGCCATTCAGCAAGCAGAGTTATACCAGCAGGTGCAGCAACTGAATGTCACCCTGGAGCAGCAGGTGCTGGAACGCACCCGTCAACTCCAGCAGGCGTTAGATTTTGAAGCCTTCCTCAAAACCATTACAGATAAGGTGCGAGATAGTCTGGATGAGCGACAAATCCTGCAAACAGCCGTTCAGGAACTAGCCCTGGTTCTGGGTTTAGAGCGTTGTGAAGCCGCACTATACAACGATGATCACACCCTGGCGCAGATTCATTATGAGTATAAAGCCTGGTGGTTGCCCTCCTTGCTGGACACCCTGGTACCCCTGGATACCTTCCCTGAAATTTATCAACCCCTCTTAAAGGGTGAGTCCCTACAGTTCTGTGAGCTAGCAACGACTGAAACCACCTGGAGTGGCAAGCACTATACGGTGCTGTGTTGTCCCATTTTCGTCGATCGACGACAAGGACTGGATCGCACTGTCCAGGGAGATCTTTGGCTCTACCGCGTTCAAAACCAGGCTTTTGGGGAACTAGAAGTGCGGTTAGTCAAGCAAGTTGCCAATCAGTGCGCGATCGCCATGCGCCAAGCTCGCCTATATCAATCTGCCCAAGCCCAGGTACAGGAACTAGAAAAACTGCATCAACTCAAAGACGACTTTCTCAGCACCGTCTCCCACGAACTACGGACACCGATGTCTAACATTAAGTTAGCAGCAGACATGGTAGAGATGAGCTTGAAGAAGACGGATATAGCAGCAGCAGTGGCCAATAAAATCTGGCGCTACTTTGAAATTCTCCACGAGGAATGCCAGCGAGAGATTGGTTTAATCAATGACCTGCTGGATTTATCCCGTCTCGAAGCGGGGGTCGAACCCTTGATCTTGAAAACCATCCAACCCCATGCCTGGATTGCCCACATTGTCGAGTCTTTTCGAGAGCGAGCAGCCAGTCAGCAACAACAACTGATCATTCGCCTTCCTGCTAGCCTCCCTAACATCACAACCGATCTGTCGCTGTTAGAGCGAGTGGTTGTCGAGCTAATGAATAATGCCTGTAAATATACGCCTGCGGGGGGGCAGATTGTAGTCAGTGGCCAGCTAGAAACCCACGACTTGCAACTTCAGATCTGTAACTCTGGGGTTGAAATTGCTCCCCAAGAACTACCAAAGATTTTTGATAAGTTTTACCGCATTCCTAACAACGATCCCTGGAAGCACGGCGGTACTGGCTTAGGCTTAGCCCTGGTCAAACAGCTGGTGAATCATATTGGAGCAACGATTCAAGCTCAAAGTAGTGGTGGGCAAACCAGCTTCTTAATTCGGATCCCCAGGTTCCCTGCGGTTAGTGGAGATCCGACGGATACTGCCCTCACACCGTAG
- a CDS encoding DUF3038 domain-containing protein, protein MSDVSVSVMVVNSPPPPVIPVALKSLPTLNLPADDCPRRVRVQVDLILLAIEALDLGGSEAILAMIRELELQDIIKNRVMLWRLRCTNPLRRYSQRRTLSLVEAQALVVVSCQLARRLTVSIRQLLLAYQQLSEKRLIPGASLSVV, encoded by the coding sequence ATGTCTGATGTTTCCGTGAGTGTAATGGTAGTAAATAGTCCACCCCCTCCAGTAATTCCCGTGGCTCTCAAGAGTTTACCCACACTCAATCTGCCTGCGGATGACTGTCCTCGCCGAGTGCGGGTACAAGTTGATCTGATCTTGTTAGCAATTGAAGCCTTGGATTTGGGGGGATCGGAGGCGATCCTGGCGATGATTCGGGAACTGGAACTGCAAGATATCATCAAAAATCGGGTGATGCTCTGGCGGTTGCGCTGCACCAACCCACTCCGGCGTTATAGCCAACGACGGACATTGTCTTTGGTCGAGGCCCAAGCCCTGGTGGTGGTTAGCTGCCAGTTAGCACGACGGTTAACCGTTTCGATTCGGCAGCTACTACTGGCCTATCAACAATTGAGTGAAAAAAGACTTATCCCTGGAGCATCACTTTCGGTTGTATGA
- a CDS encoding phosphoribulokinase, which yields MTIKPDRVVIIGVAGDSGCGKSTFLRRLADLFGEEFITVICLDDYHCLDRKQRKETGITALDPRANNFDLMYEQIKTLKSGHSVLKPIYNHETGMIDPPEQIEPNHIIVVEGLHPLYDERVRKLLDFSVYLDISDEVKIAWKIQRDMSERGHTYEDVLAAINARRPDFKAYIDPQKEFADVVIQVLPTELLKDDQGKILRVRMIQRDGVEGLEPAYLFDEGSTIYWTPCGRKLTCSYPGIKMYYGPDSYYGHSVSVLEVDGQFDNLEEVIYIESHLSNTSAKYQGELTHLLLQHREYPGSTNGTGLFQVLAGLKMRATYERLAAPEAKVAATV from the coding sequence ATGACCATTAAGCCAGACCGCGTGGTTATCATCGGCGTTGCCGGAGACTCTGGGTGTGGAAAATCCACATTTCTGCGTCGGTTGGCAGACCTGTTTGGAGAAGAATTCATTACGGTGATCTGTCTGGACGACTACCACTGTCTGGATCGAAAGCAGCGCAAGGAAACTGGGATTACAGCCTTAGATCCGAGGGCGAATAACTTTGATCTGATGTACGAGCAGATTAAGACCTTGAAGAGCGGCCATTCCGTCCTAAAGCCAATCTACAACCACGAAACCGGCATGATCGATCCGCCGGAGCAAATTGAGCCGAATCACATCATTGTGGTGGAAGGGTTGCATCCCCTATACGACGAGCGGGTTCGGAAGCTGCTGGATTTTAGCGTCTACCTCGATATCAGCGATGAAGTCAAGATCGCTTGGAAAATTCAGCGGGACATGTCAGAGCGGGGTCACACCTATGAGGATGTTCTCGCAGCCATCAATGCCCGTCGCCCTGACTTCAAGGCTTATATTGATCCTCAGAAAGAGTTTGCAGATGTCGTGATTCAGGTACTGCCCACGGAGCTACTCAAGGACGATCAGGGGAAAATTTTGCGGGTGAGAATGATCCAACGGGATGGGGTGGAAGGCTTGGAACCCGCCTATCTCTTCGATGAAGGCTCCACCATTTACTGGACGCCTTGTGGCCGCAAGCTAACCTGCTCCTATCCTGGGATCAAGATGTATTATGGCCCCGATAGCTATTATGGGCATAGTGTTTCGGTGCTGGAAGTCGATGGACAGTTTGATAATCTCGAAGAGGTGATTTACATCGAGAGCCACTTGAGCAATACCTCTGCCAAGTATCAGGGGGAGTTGACCCATCTGTTGCTGCAACACCGAGAGTATCCTGGCTCTACGAATGGCACGGGCTTGTTCCAGGTGCTGGCCGGATTGAAAATGCGGGCGACCTATGAACGGTTAGCCGCCCCCGAAGCCAAGGTGGCTGCTACGGTGTGA
- the ispF gene encoding 2-C-methyl-D-erythritol 2,4-cyclodiphosphate synthase produces MYPIRIGNGYDIHRLVPDRPLILGGITIPYPLGLLGHSDADVLTHAIMDAMLGALSLGDIGHYFPPSDPQWAGADSLELLEQVHQLVNAQGWQIGNIDSVVVAEQPKLKPHIPAMRDRLAQVLRLHPHQVGIKATTNEKLGPEGREEGISAHAVVLLAAVHS; encoded by the coding sequence ATGTATCCGATACGCATTGGCAATGGCTACGATATTCACCGTCTTGTGCCTGATCGTCCCCTGATTTTGGGGGGTATCACCATCCCCTATCCCCTGGGACTCCTGGGTCATAGTGATGCCGATGTGCTGACCCACGCAATTATGGATGCAATGTTAGGCGCGTTGAGTTTGGGGGATATCGGCCATTACTTTCCCCCTAGTGACCCTCAGTGGGCAGGCGCTGATAGCTTGGAATTACTAGAACAGGTGCATCAGCTGGTAAATGCCCAGGGCTGGCAGATTGGTAATATTGACTCCGTGGTAGTGGCAGAACAACCGAAACTCAAGCCCCACATCCCAGCGATGCGCGATCGCCTTGCCCAAGTCTTGCGACTTCATCCGCATCAGGTGGGCATCAAAGCCACCACCAATGAGAAATTAGGCCCAGAAGGGCGTGAAGAAGGAATCTCAGCCCATGCTGTTGTATTACTGGCAGCTGTTCATTCCTAA
- a CDS encoding proton extrusion protein PcxA: MKPSLLRQIGGSLRHADQWLRQTPDRSLDQAYEAALMIKAIEDEHFHSQKISADTATHSETVLAYFQTELQQHLTTVKVRLAEFKLSHPIVSFFSSGRGQNGHTPDSHGRMVDTKDGFTIVLEKLQFIDGVVAKYTPSRSPKSLALIPKTINTENSWKGNGKSAVDDAFESAESISDQTGVLPRSILGTLSRIQRNLDPKAEAEVVQSFRADQTKTFVAIRFILFLILVTIGAQVVTKTLIAGPIVDRLRPDQQVEVFLNQQMEAEALEELQQFEADLKFRSLIGQLPKLTPEELEDKLAAKATEIAQEFRQQGGGAVKNIFSDLASVIAFGAFIVFNKRDVATLKSFIDEIVYGLSDSAKAFIIILFTDIFVGFHSTHGWEVILEGAAKHLGLPENRDFIFIFIATFPVILDTVFKYWIFRYLNRVSPSAVATLRNMNE, from the coding sequence ATGAAACCATCACTCTTGAGACAAATTGGTGGCAGTCTTCGCCATGCAGACCAATGGCTGCGACAGACTCCAGACCGCTCCCTAGACCAGGCATATGAAGCGGCTCTGATGATTAAAGCCATTGAGGATGAGCACTTTCATAGTCAAAAGATATCTGCGGATACTGCAACCCATAGTGAGACGGTTCTAGCCTATTTTCAGACAGAGTTGCAACAGCATTTAACCACTGTCAAAGTCCGACTGGCAGAATTCAAGCTGAGTCATCCCATTGTCAGTTTCTTTAGTTCAGGTCGAGGGCAAAATGGTCATACTCCTGACAGTCATGGTCGGATGGTCGACACCAAAGATGGGTTCACCATCGTTTTAGAGAAACTACAGTTCATTGATGGTGTGGTTGCTAAGTACACCCCTTCCAGGTCTCCGAAATCCCTGGCGCTGATTCCCAAAACCATCAACACAGAGAATTCCTGGAAAGGCAACGGAAAGTCTGCGGTGGATGATGCCTTTGAGAGTGCGGAAAGTATTTCGGATCAAACCGGAGTTTTACCCAGGTCTATTTTAGGAACCCTCTCGAGAATTCAACGCAACTTAGACCCCAAAGCAGAGGCCGAGGTGGTTCAAAGTTTCCGTGCCGATCAAACCAAAACCTTTGTTGCCATTCGCTTTATTCTGTTCCTAATTTTAGTCACGATCGGGGCTCAGGTTGTCACCAAAACCCTAATTGCTGGCCCCATTGTTGATCGCTTGCGCCCCGATCAGCAGGTTGAGGTCTTTTTAAATCAACAGATGGAAGCCGAAGCACTAGAGGAATTACAGCAGTTTGAAGCAGATTTGAAATTTCGCAGTTTAATTGGTCAACTGCCAAAGCTGACACCTGAAGAGTTGGAGGACAAGCTCGCAGCCAAGGCCACTGAAATTGCCCAAGAGTTCCGGCAGCAGGGGGGGGGAGCTGTGAAGAACATCTTTTCCGACCTTGCCTCGGTGATTGCCTTTGGTGCCTTTATTGTTTTTAACAAGCGTGATGTGGCAACGCTCAAGTCTTTTATCGACGAAATTGTCTATGGTCTCAGTGACAGTGCTAAAGCTTTTATCATTATTTTATTCACGGATATTTTTGTAGGCTTTCACTCCACCCATGGATGGGAAGTTATTTTGGAAGGTGCTGCTAAACATCTGGGTTTACCAGAGAATCGTGACTTTATCTTTATTTTTATTGCTACATTCCCCGTGATCCTAGACACGGTCTTCAAATATTGGATATTCCGCTATCTGAATCGGGTGTCTCCTTCGGCAGTTGCGACACTGAGAAATATGAACGAATAG
- a CDS encoding DUF4335 domain-containing protein, with protein sequence MTIQRQYSLPNCTLILQGLADIGGGLNGTDVRPVMSVLLNAECRLVGQPRPPGTGAGSFS encoded by the coding sequence ATGACCATTCAACGTCAATATAGCCTCCCCAACTGCACGTTGATCTTGCAGGGCTTGGCTGATATAGGGGGCGGACTGAATGGGACGGATGTCCGCCCGGTGATGTCGGTATTATTGAATGCCGAATGTCGTCTGGTTGGACAACCTAGACCCCCTGGCACGGGGGCGGGAAGTTTCTCGTGA
- a CDS encoding ABC transporter permease, which produces MSPENLEQLRQQFGLDRPWLEQYGRWLWQILRHGNFGNSFVYQRSVASLLWERVPATLLIAIASLVVTWAIAIPLGIVGAVNQNRWCDRTLQVLSYLGQGFPSFVTALLLLFLAQNLSPFLPVGGMTSLDHTDLTPLGQALDIGWHMILPVLALSITSFAGLQRITRGELLDVLRQDYIQTARAKGLPEHRVIYVHALRNAVNPLVTLLGFEFASLLSGAFITEYFFNWPGLGRLILQAVTAQDLYLVMASLTMGAVLLIVGNLLADLLLKAVDPRIRLEDLN; this is translated from the coding sequence ATTTCCCCTGAGAATCTAGAGCAGCTTCGCCAACAGTTCGGCTTAGATCGCCCTTGGTTAGAACAATATGGCCGGTGGTTGTGGCAGATTCTCCGTCATGGCAATTTTGGCAATAGTTTTGTTTATCAACGGTCTGTGGCCTCCCTGCTGTGGGAGCGAGTACCCGCCACCTTATTGATAGCGATCGCCTCCCTGGTGGTCACCTGGGCGATCGCCATTCCCCTAGGGATCGTCGGTGCCGTGAATCAAAATCGCTGGTGCGATCGCACCTTACAAGTGCTGAGTTATCTGGGGCAGGGGTTCCCCAGTTTTGTGACGGCACTGCTGCTCTTGTTCCTGGCTCAAAATCTGTCGCCTTTCCTTCCCGTGGGAGGGATGACGAGCCTCGACCATACAGATTTAACGCCTCTGGGACAAGCCTTGGACATTGGCTGGCACATGATTTTACCCGTATTGGCTCTTAGCATTACTAGCTTTGCGGGCTTACAGCGGATTACCCGGGGGGAGTTACTGGATGTGCTCCGGCAGGACTATATTCAGACCGCTAGAGCCAAAGGATTGCCGGAGCATCGTGTGATTTATGTCCATGCCCTCCGCAATGCGGTGAATCCCCTCGTCACCCTACTGGGGTTTGAGTTCGCCAGTCTCTTGAGTGGGGCGTTTATCACTGAATATTTCTTTAATTGGCCGGGACTAGGGCGGTTAATTTTGCAGGCGGTGACGGCTCAAGATCTGTATCTGGTGATGGCGAGCTTGACCATGGGGGCAGTGCTGTTAATTGTGGGTAACCTCCTCGCAGATTTACTGCTGAAGGCAGTGGATCCACGAATTCGTCTAGAGGATTTGAATTAG